In one Diprion similis isolate iyDipSimi1 chromosome 6, iyDipSimi1.1, whole genome shotgun sequence genomic region, the following are encoded:
- the LOC124406956 gene encoding protein prenyltransferase alpha subunit repeat-containing protein 1, protein MQEDFFPAAEKILSDIENVLLKDPNLIGFEIIPAVDNENKSPVLHADNSLGLASWSVKPLYRYTYNRLLELRQNRNKREDPSTVSRWLLGALLLNPDVTTFWNMRRELVRNGRLEWKGELHFVAVVLYYKAKCFEAFAYRRWLLQFAFNSANTLQTLDVERLLKNEVDISLMSADRYANNYHAWNHREYIVNTFAIYSPCTFASFLESEWLTSGKWCSLHISDYSGFAYRQFLIKRLLQADDELTHITKQEMKFRETIANFVKLEDAAHILTAPCHQLLNYLHATPGHQPRHDTDCLSILTGLSYWAEECMFNEELLNLYPGHESFWYHRRFLSHLLVVMSKSYERYSYYKTELIDKNLDRLFGGEGDGSEARKFQRRAQSPLESAYRKRNSDVIARAREVGGHQNVMGERFARFLTSAGLEL, encoded by the exons ATGCAGGAGGACTTTTTCCCGGCggctgaaaaaatactttctgACATTGAGAATGTGTTGCTGAAGGATCCGAATCT GATCGGCTTCGAAATAATACCTGCAGTGGACAACGAGAACAAATCACCAGTGCTCCATGCTGATAATTCTCTGGGTTTAGCATCATGGAGTGTGAAGCCGCTATAtcgctatacatataatcgaCTGCTTGAATTGCGTCAGAATCGCAATAAAAGGGAGGATCCGAGTACTGTTTCCCGATGGCTACTAGGTGCGTTGTTGTTGAACCCGGACGTAACAACATTTTGGAATATGCGGCGAGAACTTGTCAGGAATGGAAGACTCGAGTGGAAAGGTGAACTACACTTTGTTGCGGTCGTTCTATACTACAAAGCGAAATGCTTCGAAGCATTCGCTTACAGGCGTTGGCTTCTCCAATTCGCTTTTAATAGTGCCAACACACTTCAGACGTTGGATGTTGAAAGACTGCTGAAAAACGAAGTGGACATTTCCTTGATGTCCGCTGATAGATACGCAAACAACTATCACGCCTGGAATCATCGCGAGTACATTGTCAACACCTTCGCTATATATTCTCCGTGTACGTTTGCCTCATTTTTAGAGTCAGAATGGCTGACTTCGGGAAAATGGTGCAGTCTCCACATATCCGACTACAGTGGGTTTGCTTATCGACAGTTTTTGATAAAGAGGCTTCTCCAGGCTGATGATGAACTCACCCATATAACCAAgcaagaaatgaaattcaggGAAACCATTGCTAACTTTGTCAAACTCGAAGACGCCGCTCATATATTGACTGCTCCGTGTCATCAACTTTTAAACTATTTGCACGCCACGCCTGGTCACCAACCTCGCCACGATACTGACTGTCTTTCTATCCTGACCGGTCTCTCATATTGGGCTGAAGAATGTATGTTTAACGAAGAATTGCTCAATCTCTATCCAGGTCACGAGTCTTTTTGGTATCACAGGAGGTTCCTTTCTCATCTCTTGGTTGTCATGAGCAAGTCATACGAGAGATATTCTTATTATAAAACGGAActgatcgataaaaatttagacCGACTTTTCGGCGGTGAAGGAGACGGGTCTGAagctcgaaaatttcaacgcagAGCACAGAGTCCGTTAGAATCCGCTTACCGGAAGCGGAATTCGGACGTAATTGCGAGAGCGAGGGAAGTCGGTGGTCACCAAAACGTCATGGGTGAAAGATTTGCTAGGTTTTTAACGAGCGCCGGTTTagaattgtga